From Rhodococcus sp. B7740, one genomic window encodes:
- a CDS encoding MarR family winged helix-turn-helix transcriptional regulator translates to MSDLPDSRLARDLSVSAMRLNRRLRLRHSSDRLPVAHLSILTTLLREGPMTTGELAARERIKPPSVSRSSHALVESGLICREPHPTDGRQVVLRLTDAGTATARQEVAAREIALAEQLDELTPQQRATLAAAARILTEIVERVD, encoded by the coding sequence GTGAGTGATCTGCCCGATTCCCGGCTGGCGAGGGATTTGTCCGTCAGCGCGATGCGGCTGAATCGGAGACTCCGGCTGCGCCATTCCAGCGACAGATTGCCCGTCGCTCACCTGTCGATTCTGACGACGTTGCTCCGTGAGGGACCGATGACGACGGGCGAGTTGGCGGCGCGGGAGCGGATCAAGCCACCGTCGGTGTCCAGGTCGTCGCACGCCTTGGTCGAGTCGGGGCTGATCTGCCGGGAGCCCCATCCGACGGACGGCAGGCAGGTGGTTCTGCGGTTGACCGATGCCGGGACTGCGACTGCGCGTCAGGAGGTCGCAGCTAGGGAGATCGCGCTCGCAGAGCAACTGGACGAGTTGACGCCGCAGCAGCGGGCGACACTGGCCGCGGCGGCCCGTATTCTGACGGAGATCGTCGAACGGGTCGACTGA
- a CDS encoding DUF4185 domain-containing protein, with product MLTVAVISVAASLLVTGPNALANPNAVNPIAGLNGTFGLPQLNGRAQAVAQVTGMSSPNNTQNVNMIGTDLGIMWDNGRGEVLTAFGDTAGLGVPNLLQGSLWSWRSNAIVRSNDRNLADGMNFDSVVLDPIGQTKEVVPSPKIPFVEISRIPTAGVAVGDSQYLNLMSVKNWGPAGTWETNFSGLAVSNDNGENWAALPETQRPSVGGDRNFQQSAYLKDGGYVYQYGTPPGRFNLGHVARVKEQDIARLGEYEYWTGQDWKKGDPAAAAPIVGGVGELSVAYNATLGQYLMLTTDNANSIVLRRSPSPVGPWSAPEVLVDTREVSSIYAPYIHPYSTGRDLYFLATVYQNYNVLLLRATL from the coding sequence ATGTTGACCGTTGCCGTCATTTCCGTGGCCGCATCGCTGCTGGTCACCGGCCCCAACGCACTTGCCAATCCCAACGCGGTCAATCCCATCGCCGGCCTCAACGGCACGTTCGGGCTGCCGCAACTGAACGGCCGCGCACAAGCCGTCGCTCAGGTGACCGGGATGTCGAGCCCCAACAACACCCAGAACGTCAACATGATCGGCACCGACCTCGGCATCATGTGGGACAACGGCCGCGGCGAGGTACTGACGGCTTTCGGCGATACCGCCGGACTCGGCGTACCCAACCTGCTGCAGGGCAGCCTGTGGTCGTGGCGCAGCAACGCCATCGTGCGGAGCAACGACCGAAACCTCGCCGACGGCATGAACTTCGACAGCGTCGTACTCGACCCGATCGGCCAGACCAAAGAGGTCGTCCCCAGCCCCAAGATTCCGTTCGTCGAGATCAGCCGAATCCCCACGGCAGGCGTGGCCGTCGGCGACAGCCAGTACCTGAACCTGATGTCGGTGAAGAACTGGGGACCCGCAGGAACCTGGGAAACCAACTTCTCCGGCCTGGCAGTGTCGAACGACAACGGGGAGAACTGGGCAGCGCTACCCGAGACCCAGCGGCCGAGCGTCGGCGGCGATCGCAACTTCCAGCAGAGCGCGTACCTGAAGGACGGCGGCTACGTCTACCAGTACGGCACCCCGCCAGGCCGCTTCAATCTCGGTCACGTGGCTCGCGTCAAGGAGCAGGACATCGCCAGGCTCGGCGAGTACGAGTACTGGACCGGCCAGGACTGGAAGAAGGGCGACCCGGCGGCAGCCGCACCCATCGTCGGGGGCGTCGGTGAACTCTCCGTCGCGTACAACGCGACCCTCGGTCAGTACCTGATGCTGACCACCGACAACGCCAACTCGATCGTGCTGCGACGCTCGCCGTCGCCCGTCGGGCCGTGGAGCGCGCCGGAGGTTCTGGTCGACACCCGCGAGGTCAGCTCCATCTACGCGCCGTACATCCACCCCTACTCGACCGGCCGCGACCTGTACTTCCTGGCGACGGTCTACCAGAACTACAACGTTCTGCTGCTGCGCGCGACCTTGTAA
- a CDS encoding class I SAM-dependent methyltransferase has product MDAADWDRKYEGRELVYGEAPNATLVEVATTLKRGRALDLASGQGRNAIWLATRGWTVDAVDFSSTALDRASRVAASAPRSVRERLTWVHADVTQLSTEPNYDLVLMLYLHLPSEARRTAVSAAISALKPDGILMILGHHTDNIETGTGGPQESEILYTPEDLTADIDSRLTIVTAENRYRDVSEGTAVDALLLASRSPLGSTADRG; this is encoded by the coding sequence GTGGACGCCGCAGACTGGGATCGCAAGTACGAAGGCCGAGAACTCGTGTACGGCGAGGCACCGAACGCAACGCTGGTGGAAGTCGCGACGACGCTGAAACGTGGTCGGGCACTCGATCTCGCGTCCGGTCAGGGCCGAAACGCCATCTGGTTGGCTACCCGCGGCTGGACCGTCGACGCCGTCGACTTCTCCTCGACGGCACTGGACAGGGCCAGCCGTGTCGCCGCCTCGGCACCTCGGTCGGTGCGCGAGCGCCTGACCTGGGTGCACGCCGATGTGACGCAATTGTCAACCGAACCGAACTATGACCTGGTTCTCATGTTGTACCTCCACTTGCCCTCGGAGGCACGTCGCACGGCCGTGTCCGCCGCAATTTCGGCGCTGAAACCTGATGGAATCCTCATGATTCTCGGGCACCACACCGACAACATCGAGACCGGCACCGGTGGACCACAGGAATCCGAAATCCTCTACACACCTGAGGATTTGACGGCGGACATCGACTCGCGATTGACCATCGTCACTGCCGAGAACCGCTACCGCGACGTGAGCGAGGGCACAGCCGTGGACGCACTGCTACTGGCGAGTAGGTCTCCCCTTGGCAGCACAGCGGATCGGGGGTAA
- a CDS encoding acyl-CoA dehydrogenase: MGHYKSNLRDLEFNLFELFGLDETLEGDNFGDMDGEVARDMLREVVRLAEGPLAESFADADRNPPVFDPETHSLKLPDSFKKSFKALYDGEWWRVGLDEEVGGMAAPRNLLWGINEMLLGSQPAAFMYSAGPGFANILFHNGTDEQKEWAKVIVERGWGATMVLTEPDAGSDVGAGRTKAIKQDDGSWHIEGVKRFITSAVSDDLFENIFHLVLARPEGAGPGTKGLSLFFVPSILFDFEKGELGERNGAFVTGVEHKMGLKASATCELTFGGHGVPAKGWLVGEVHKGIAQMFDVIEHARMMVGTKAIGTLSTGYLNALEYAKERVQGADLTQMTDKTAPRVTITHHPDVRRSLMMQKAYSEGLRAVYLYTAAHQDPITAKQVSDADTDIAYRVNDLLLPIVKGVGSEIAYQVLAESLQTLGGSGFLQDYPLEQYIRDAKIDSLYEGTTAIQAQDFFFRKIARDRGVALAHVAGQIKSFIDSEAGNGRLKAERALLATALEDVQAIVTSMTQHLMGAQDQPTELYKVGLASVRFLMGFGDLLIGWLLLRQSEIAIAALDNGAEGKDKAFYEGKVAVASFFAKNILPQLTSTRAILTNIDNDIMELDEAAF; the protein is encoded by the coding sequence ATGGGCCATTACAAGAGCAACCTTCGGGACCTCGAGTTCAACCTCTTCGAGCTCTTCGGACTCGACGAGACCCTCGAAGGCGACAACTTCGGCGACATGGACGGCGAGGTTGCCCGCGACATGCTGCGCGAGGTCGTTCGCCTGGCCGAGGGACCGCTGGCCGAGTCCTTCGCGGACGCCGACCGCAACCCGCCCGTGTTCGACCCCGAAACCCACAGCCTGAAGCTGCCCGACTCCTTCAAGAAGTCGTTCAAGGCGCTCTACGACGGTGAGTGGTGGCGTGTCGGCCTCGACGAAGAAGTCGGCGGCATGGCAGCCCCTCGCAACCTCCTGTGGGGCATCAACGAGATGCTTCTCGGCTCGCAGCCCGCAGCATTCATGTACTCCGCAGGCCCCGGCTTCGCGAACATCCTGTTTCACAACGGAACCGATGAGCAGAAGGAATGGGCCAAGGTCATCGTCGAGCGCGGCTGGGGTGCCACCATGGTGCTCACCGAGCCCGACGCCGGATCCGACGTCGGCGCAGGCCGCACCAAGGCCATCAAGCAGGACGACGGCTCGTGGCACATCGAAGGCGTCAAGCGCTTCATCACCTCGGCTGTCTCCGACGACCTGTTCGAGAACATCTTCCACCTCGTACTCGCGCGTCCCGAGGGTGCCGGACCGGGCACCAAGGGCCTGAGCCTGTTCTTCGTACCGTCCATCCTCTTCGACTTCGAGAAGGGCGAACTGGGCGAGCGCAACGGCGCATTCGTCACCGGCGTCGAGCACAAGATGGGCCTCAAGGCCTCCGCCACCTGTGAGCTCACCTTCGGTGGCCATGGCGTCCCCGCCAAGGGCTGGCTCGTCGGCGAGGTCCACAAGGGCATCGCGCAGATGTTCGACGTCATCGAGCACGCTCGAATGATGGTCGGCACCAAGGCAATCGGCACTCTCTCCACCGGCTACCTCAACGCACTCGAGTACGCCAAGGAGCGCGTCCAGGGCGCTGACCTGACGCAGATGACCGACAAGACCGCCCCTCGCGTCACCATCACCCACCACCCCGACGTGCGTCGCAGCCTCATGATGCAGAAGGCGTACTCGGAGGGCCTGCGCGCGGTATACCTCTACACCGCCGCACACCAGGATCCGATCACCGCCAAGCAGGTCTCGGACGCAGACACCGACATCGCGTACCGCGTCAACGACCTCCTGCTGCCCATCGTCAAGGGCGTCGGCTCCGAAATCGCCTACCAGGTACTCGCGGAGTCCCTGCAGACCCTGGGCGGCTCCGGCTTCCTCCAGGACTACCCGCTCGAGCAGTACATCCGCGACGCCAAGATCGACTCGCTGTACGAGGGAACCACCGCCATCCAGGCGCAGGACTTCTTCTTCCGCAAGATCGCCCGCGACCGCGGCGTGGCGCTGGCTCACGTTGCCGGACAGATCAAGTCGTTCATCGACAGCGAAGCAGGCAACGGCCGACTCAAGGCCGAGCGCGCACTGCTCGCCACCGCACTCGAAGACGTGCAGGCCATCGTCACCTCGATGACCCAGCACCTCATGGGCGCACAGGACCAGCCCACCGAGCTGTACAAGGTCGGCCTGGCATCGGTGCGCTTCCTCATGGGCTTCGGTGACCTGCTCATCGGCTGGCTGCTGCTGCGTCAGTCCGAAATCGCCATCGCCGCACTCGACAACGGTGCAGAGGGCAAGGACAAGGCGTTCTACGAAGGCAAGGTCGCCGTGGCCTCGTTCTTCGCCAAGAACATCCTCCCGCAGCTCACCTCCACCCGAGCAATCCTCACCAACATCGACAACGACATCATGGAACTCGACGAAGCAGCATTCTGA
- a CDS encoding flavin reductase family protein has product MSLTRTVLDQQTLREAYAQFPSGVVAIAAKIDGVMVGLAASSFVSVSIDPPLVAVCIQNTSTTWPKLELAPNIGVSVLGEAHNDAVRTLAAKTGDRFAGLDLTVTDGGAAFIVGATAWLDTTIEQQIPAGDHAIVLLRIHSLDVQSEVNPIVFHGSKFRKLQQ; this is encoded by the coding sequence ATGTCGCTCACACGTACCGTCCTCGATCAGCAGACGCTTCGCGAGGCGTACGCGCAGTTCCCGAGCGGCGTCGTCGCAATCGCCGCGAAGATCGACGGTGTCATGGTGGGCTTGGCGGCCAGCAGCTTCGTCTCGGTGTCCATCGACCCGCCGCTCGTCGCGGTGTGCATCCAGAACACGTCGACGACCTGGCCGAAACTCGAATTGGCACCCAACATCGGCGTCAGCGTTCTCGGCGAGGCTCACAACGACGCCGTCCGTACCCTGGCCGCCAAGACCGGTGACCGTTTCGCCGGCCTCGATCTCACCGTCACCGACGGGGGCGCAGCCTTCATCGTCGGTGCCACCGCGTGGCTGGACACCACCATCGAGCAGCAAATCCCCGCGGGCGACCACGCAATAGTGTTGCTGCGCATACATTCCCTGGACGTGCAAAGCGAAGTGAACCCAATCGTGTTCCACGGCAGCAAGTTTCGCAAACTGCAACAGTAG
- a CDS encoding VanW family protein: MSEGNSRSGDAPNGAEPKPDVPPYDAPTEVFGAIRDETDGPKHSSEAEQPSDATSDVVDPGSDDAASADAESVDAESVDPGSVDAGSVDADTVAADPVVDEAESTEADDVVPGDAAPDQIPAPQPPPAADESPTVAQPVVPAQPLAAAEAGAPPETVVSPESESPAGPPVIPPEDGSPQAADGSGFVPPWRKIAIGTGAVVAVLTLLYAADWITSSDRVPRGVTVAGIEVGGKSHPDAEALLRSELGARAEQPVSVDVGDRQVEILPAAAGLGVDWNATLDRAGSQPINPITRLTSLFGSREIGVVSTTDEQALTAAVDGLRVETDRDPVEGDVVFDGSTPIAVAPLSGRVLDADGTRRNLQAEWASGATEAAYETTPVTVTQDAVDRAFADIAVPAVEAPVTVAGRQNVDAILPTDRVGEVLRFDPDGQGGLTPIYDTDVATGILAPQLVRTETPPTDASFTFSGGAPTVVPGEMGELVEWRKTLEQLPALLSADGPRTTEAIYEPAPPALTTEAAQNLGVREVIAEYTTGGFEYASGVNIGLTAQIVNGALVKPKETFSLNGYTGPRGSAQGFVESGIIDNGRPDRAIGGGISQFATTLYNASYFAGMEDTDHTEHSYYISRYPEAREATVFEGAIDLKFTNPNDTGVVIESFADSSSVTVRLWGTKTVDVESITGSRTNFTSPNTVTLPAGAGCVASGGGQGFTASDTRVISDAASGREISRNTRTVKYDPIPIVRCVQPDRPDPAPAPAADPAPEPDEDE; the protein is encoded by the coding sequence GTGAGCGAGGGCAACAGTAGGTCGGGTGACGCGCCCAACGGTGCCGAACCGAAACCCGACGTACCGCCGTACGACGCTCCCACCGAGGTCTTCGGTGCGATCCGCGACGAGACCGACGGTCCGAAGCATTCCTCCGAGGCGGAGCAGCCTTCCGACGCGACATCCGATGTCGTCGATCCGGGGTCGGACGATGCCGCGTCGGCTGATGCCGAGTCCGTCGATGCTGAGTCCGTCGATCCAGGTTCGGTCGATGCAGGGTCGGTCGATGCAGACACAGTGGCCGCAGATCCGGTCGTCGACGAGGCCGAGTCCACCGAAGCCGACGACGTCGTTCCCGGGGACGCCGCGCCCGACCAGATCCCGGCCCCGCAACCGCCGCCCGCAGCCGACGAATCGCCGACCGTCGCGCAGCCCGTCGTTCCTGCGCAGCCTCTTGCTGCTGCAGAAGCTGGTGCTCCTCCCGAGACCGTTGTTTCTCCCGAATCGGAGTCGCCGGCCGGACCACCTGTGATTCCGCCGGAGGACGGCTCGCCGCAGGCCGCCGACGGGTCCGGATTCGTGCCGCCGTGGCGGAAGATCGCGATCGGGACCGGCGCGGTGGTCGCCGTTCTCACGCTGCTGTACGCGGCGGATTGGATCACCTCCAGCGACCGAGTGCCCCGCGGCGTCACCGTCGCCGGGATCGAGGTCGGCGGCAAGAGTCACCCCGACGCCGAAGCCCTGTTGCGCTCGGAGCTGGGTGCGCGCGCCGAGCAGCCTGTGTCGGTCGACGTCGGCGATCGACAGGTCGAGATACTCCCGGCCGCCGCCGGCCTCGGTGTGGACTGGAACGCGACGCTCGACCGAGCCGGATCGCAGCCGATCAATCCGATCACTCGGCTGACGTCGTTGTTCGGCAGCCGCGAGATCGGCGTCGTGTCGACCACGGACGAGCAAGCGCTCACCGCTGCCGTCGACGGACTGCGCGTCGAGACCGACCGAGATCCCGTCGAGGGCGACGTCGTGTTCGACGGCAGCACACCGATTGCCGTCGCGCCGCTGTCCGGCCGGGTGCTCGACGCCGACGGCACGCGTCGAAACCTGCAGGCCGAATGGGCCTCGGGCGCAACGGAAGCGGCCTACGAAACAACACCCGTCACGGTGACTCAGGACGCCGTGGATCGCGCCTTCGCCGACATCGCCGTTCCTGCGGTCGAAGCACCGGTGACCGTAGCGGGCCGGCAGAATGTCGACGCGATCCTTCCGACGGATCGTGTGGGCGAAGTGCTGCGTTTCGACCCTGACGGCCAGGGCGGACTGACTCCGATCTACGACACCGACGTCGCCACAGGCATTCTCGCGCCGCAACTCGTGCGCACCGAGACGCCGCCGACGGACGCGTCGTTCACCTTCTCCGGTGGTGCCCCGACCGTCGTTCCCGGAGAGATGGGCGAGCTGGTCGAGTGGCGCAAGACTCTCGAGCAATTGCCCGCGTTGCTGTCCGCCGACGGACCGCGCACCACCGAGGCGATCTACGAACCGGCCCCACCCGCTCTCACCACCGAGGCCGCTCAGAATCTCGGGGTGCGAGAAGTGATCGCCGAGTACACCACCGGCGGGTTCGAGTACGCGTCGGGCGTCAATATCGGGCTGACGGCGCAGATCGTGAACGGTGCGCTCGTGAAGCCGAAAGAGACGTTCTCGCTCAACGGGTACACCGGTCCGCGAGGAAGCGCGCAGGGTTTCGTGGAGTCGGGGATCATCGACAACGGTCGACCCGATCGCGCAATCGGCGGCGGCATCAGCCAATTCGCGACGACGCTCTACAATGCGTCGTACTTCGCCGGTATGGAAGACACCGATCACACCGAACACAGCTACTACATCAGCCGATACCCCGAAGCGCGCGAAGCGACGGTCTTCGAAGGTGCCATCGACCTGAAGTTCACCAACCCGAACGACACCGGCGTGGTCATCGAATCGTTCGCCGACTCGTCCAGCGTCACCGTCCGACTGTGGGGAACGAAAACGGTCGACGTCGAATCGATCACCGGTTCGCGAACCAATTTCACCTCACCGAATACGGTGACATTGCCTGCAGGCGCAGGCTGCGTCGCCTCCGGCGGGGGCCAGGGATTCACCGCCAGCGACACCAGGGTGATCAGCGATGCCGCGTCGGGCAGGGAAATTTCACGGAACACCAGAACGGTGAAGTACGACCCGATCCCCATCGTGCGGTGCGTTCAGCCCGATCGCCCGGACCCCGCTCCGGCACCCGCAGCGGACCCCGCTCCGGAACCGGACGAAGACGAGTGA